From a single Lactococcus carnosus genomic region:
- a CDS encoding ATP-binding cassette domain-containing protein: MIELKNVSKQYGKHQLFDQLSLTFEAGKSYALIGESGSGKSTLLNLIARLEKPSSGQLLLAGDSLWQMREKRYYKTYLGYIFQNYALVDDETVAQNLSMVKHNKLAQIAVLEKVGLASSLLSSKIYQLSGGQAQRVAIARLLLKEAKIILADEPTGALDEATGQDIIALLLSLVSKDTLVIFATHDPAVYQQVDQVIDVVALKEKKYV, translated from the coding sequence GTGATTGAATTAAAAAATGTAAGTAAGCAATACGGTAAGCATCAGCTGTTTGATCAACTTAGTTTGACTTTTGAAGCAGGGAAATCGTATGCCTTAATTGGGGAAAGTGGTAGTGGGAAGTCAACCTTACTTAATCTGATTGCAAGGCTTGAAAAACCAAGTTCTGGTCAACTGTTATTGGCAGGAGACTCTTTATGGCAAATGCGTGAAAAGCGCTATTATAAAACTTATTTGGGTTATATTTTTCAAAATTATGCCTTAGTAGATGATGAGACTGTAGCGCAAAATTTATCGATGGTTAAACATAATAAATTGGCCCAAATTGCTGTACTCGAAAAAGTTGGTTTAGCCTCATCATTATTGTCCTCAAAAATATATCAACTATCTGGCGGTCAGGCACAACGGGTTGCCATTGCTCGTCTCTTGTTAAAGGAGGCAAAGATTATTTTAGCAGATGAACCAACTGGCGCACTAGACGAGGCAACTGGTCAAGACATCATTGCCCTACTTTTATCGCTGGTGTCAAAAGATACCCTCGTCATTTTTGCCACACATGATCCAGCAGTCTACCAGCAAGTTGACCAAGTGATCGATGTTGTGGCGTTAAAGGAAAAAAAGTATGTTTAA
- the feoB gene encoding ferrous iron transport protein B: MTDNKRFALVGNPNSGKTSTFNILTGSTQYVGNWPGVTVERKSGKYTKDKSIAIQDLPGIYSLSPFTPEEKVTRDYLLSDDYDVVINIVDATNIERNLYLTTQLIEIGKPVVLALNMTDLLVRNNIFIDTEKLSYALGVPVVNISALKNKGFDALIAASKKAITPDVVLSYDERFEATIAEISGATVIENRFTLIKLFENDAEMIELAKLTPAQAAEVSEIVTIAEKIFLDDRQSIVVNERYQYLTTMVAMVESKTQGVRLNISDKIDSFVTSRIFGLPFFLFVMWAVYYISIQTVGIGGTNWVNDVLFGELVPNFAQKALDFLHIAPIGQGLILDGIVAGVGSVLGFIPQIFVLFICLGILEDSGYMSRVAFVMDRIFRRFGLSGKSFIPMLIATGCGIPGVMASRTIENERDRRITIMVTTFMPCSAKLPVIALVAGALFPNNSLIAPSAYFVGILTIIISGIMLKKTKMLGGSVTPFIMELPNYHLPKWSNVLKYAFDKGLSFIKRAGTIILATTILLWFLQTFDFHLHIVETDKSILADIGRAIMPVFEPLGWTSWQATVSTFTGLLAKETLVSTMGVLYHAKAGTALETAMQSNFTQLSAYTLLLFNLLCAPCFAAIGAIYREMGNAKWTGIAVGFQCGIAYIFSFIVFQLGSVFATGQVGIGAVLAVIALAIGCYFLFRKQTYVGASLKESVNV, translated from the coding sequence ATGACTGACAATAAACGATTTGCCTTGGTCGGCAATCCCAATTCTGGTAAGACCTCGACCTTTAATATTTTGACAGGGTCAACGCAATATGTCGGTAACTGGCCAGGGGTAACAGTAGAGCGTAAGTCTGGTAAGTATACGAAGGATAAGTCGATTGCCATTCAAGATTTACCCGGTATTTACTCCCTATCACCTTTCACGCCCGAGGAAAAGGTCACACGTGATTATCTCTTATCTGATGACTATGACGTTGTGATTAATATCGTAGATGCGACCAATATCGAGAGAAATCTTTATCTGACAACGCAATTGATCGAAATCGGTAAACCTGTTGTATTGGCCTTAAATATGACAGATTTACTAGTTAGAAATAACATTTTTATCGATACCGAAAAACTATCTTATGCACTTGGTGTGCCCGTTGTTAACATTTCAGCCCTTAAAAATAAGGGGTTTGATGCCTTAATTGCGGCCAGTAAGAAAGCCATCACACCTGATGTCGTGCTGAGTTATGATGAACGATTTGAAGCGACGATAGCTGAGATTTCAGGGGCTACGGTGATAGAGAATCGATTTACGCTCATTAAATTATTTGAAAATGATGCGGAAATGATTGAACTGGCTAAGTTAACACCAGCACAAGCGGCAGAAGTAAGTGAAATCGTAACCATCGCAGAGAAAATCTTCCTGGATGATCGCCAAAGTATTGTTGTTAACGAACGTTACCAATATCTAACGACCATGGTTGCCATGGTTGAGAGCAAGACACAAGGTGTCCGGCTCAATATTTCAGATAAGATAGACAGTTTTGTCACCTCGCGTATTTTTGGCTTGCCTTTCTTTCTCTTTGTCATGTGGGCTGTCTACTATATCAGTATTCAGACAGTCGGTATTGGGGGAACGAACTGGGTTAATGATGTTTTGTTTGGTGAACTTGTGCCTAACTTTGCACAGAAGGCACTTGATTTTCTACATATCGCACCGATCGGTCAAGGCTTAATCCTGGATGGGATTGTTGCTGGTGTCGGCTCGGTACTCGGCTTTATTCCACAGATTTTTGTCCTCTTTATTTGTTTGGGGATTTTAGAAGACTCAGGTTATATGAGTCGGGTTGCCTTTGTCATGGACCGTATTTTCCGTCGTTTCGGCTTATCAGGTAAATCATTTATCCCAATGCTGATCGCGACAGGCTGTGGGATTCCCGGTGTGATGGCATCACGCACGATCGAAAATGAGCGCGACCGTAGAATTACAATCATGGTGACGACTTTCATGCCCTGTTCTGCTAAACTACCAGTTATCGCCTTGGTGGCAGGTGCGCTATTTCCAAATAATTCTTTGATTGCCCCAAGTGCCTATTTCGTCGGTATCCTGACGATTATCATCAGTGGGATCATGTTGAAAAAAACGAAGATGTTAGGCGGTTCGGTCACACCATTTATCATGGAATTACCAAATTATCATCTGCCAAAATGGTCAAACGTCCTCAAATATGCCTTTGATAAAGGCTTGAGTTTTATCAAACGCGCAGGAACGATTATTTTAGCAACAACGATTTTATTATGGTTCCTACAGACCTTTGATTTCCACCTACATATTGTCGAAACAGACAAGTCTATCCTAGCAGATATCGGCCGTGCTATCATGCCAGTATTTGAGCCACTCGGCTGGACCTCTTGGCAGGCAACGGTATCGACCTTTACAGGCCTACTTGCTAAAGAAACCCTAGTGTCGACGATGGGTGTGCTCTACCATGCCAAAGCGGGTACTGCGCTAGAAACAGCGATGCAAAGTAACTTCACGCAGTTGTCAGCTTATACGCTACTCCTGTTTAACCTACTTTGTGCCCCATGTTTTGCAGCGATTGGTGCCATCTATCGTGAGATGGGCAATGCCAAATGGACTGGTATCGCCGTTGGTTTCCAATGTGGCATCGCTTATATTTTTAGTTTTATCGTCTTCCAACTAGGCAGTGTGTTTGCGACTGGACAAGTCGGTATTGGTGCCGTCCTTGCTGTTATAGCGCTTGCGATCGGCTGTTACTTCCTCTTTAGGAAGCAAACCTATGTCGGTGCCTCTCTTAAAGAAAGTGTGAACGTATGA
- the mnmG gene encoding tRNA uridine-5-carboxymethylaminomethyl(34) synthesis enzyme MnmG, producing the protein MQIQENFDVIVVGAGHAGSEAALAAARMGSKTLLVTINLNMVAFMPCNPSVGGSAKGIVVREIDALGGEMGRNIDKTYIQMKMLNTGKGPAVRALRAQADKDLYAREMKKTIEETENLTLRQAVVDEILVEDNKITGIRTSTGTIYSAKSVVITTGTALRGEIIIGELKYSSGPNNSLASIGLADNLRDLGFEIGRFKTGTPPRVKSSTIDYSKTEIQPGDDKPNHFSFLSKDADYLTDQIPCWLTYTKNATHAIIHDNLHRAPMFSGMVKGVGPRYCPSIEDKIVRFADKPRHQLFLEPEGRDTEEVYVQGLSTSMPEDVQFDILKSIPGLENAEMMRPGYAIEYDVVLPHQLRPTLETKLISGLFTAGQTNGTSGYEEAAGQGLIAGINAALKAQDKPEFILKRSDAYIGVMIDDLVTKGTIEPYRLLTSRAEYRLILRHDNADMRLTPLGREVGLVDDHRWQVFDIKKYQYENEMIRLKKNKLKPIAETNAKIEALGFKPLADALTAAEFMRRQEITYAIANDFIGQSAEVLDSKIIELIETEIKYEGYIKKAQDQVAKMHRLEAKRIPKNIDWDALDSIATEARQKFKKINPETIGQASRISGVNPADISILMIYLEGR; encoded by the coding sequence ATGCAAATTCAAGAAAATTTTGATGTCATCGTGGTTGGTGCAGGTCATGCAGGAAGTGAAGCAGCGCTTGCTGCTGCACGTATGGGCAGTAAGACGTTACTGGTCACGATTAATTTAAATATGGTGGCCTTTATGCCATGTAATCCATCAGTTGGTGGGTCTGCTAAGGGGATTGTCGTTCGAGAAATTGATGCCCTTGGTGGTGAGATGGGTCGTAATATCGATAAAACGTATATCCAGATGAAAATGCTCAACACGGGTAAGGGGCCAGCTGTTCGTGCCCTTCGTGCGCAAGCAGACAAGGATTTATATGCGCGTGAGATGAAGAAAACGATCGAGGAAACTGAAAACCTGACCTTACGTCAGGCTGTTGTAGATGAAATTCTGGTTGAAGACAATAAAATCACAGGCATCAGGACATCGACAGGTACGATCTACTCCGCTAAATCAGTCGTCATTACCACAGGAACAGCCCTTCGTGGTGAAATTATCATCGGCGAATTGAAGTATTCATCAGGGCCAAATAATTCACTAGCATCTATTGGTCTGGCCGATAATCTCCGTGATTTAGGCTTTGAAATTGGTCGTTTTAAAACAGGTACACCACCACGTGTTAAGTCGAGTACCATCGATTACAGTAAGACTGAGATACAACCTGGTGATGATAAGCCAAATCATTTTAGCTTTCTATCTAAAGATGCAGACTACTTGACGGATCAAATCCCGTGTTGGTTGACTTATACTAAGAATGCCACGCATGCCATCATTCACGATAATCTCCACCGTGCACCGATGTTCTCAGGTATGGTAAAAGGTGTGGGCCCACGTTATTGTCCTTCTATAGAAGATAAAATCGTGCGCTTCGCTGACAAACCACGTCACCAATTGTTCCTAGAACCTGAAGGTCGGGATACAGAAGAAGTCTATGTGCAAGGCTTATCAACTTCTATGCCAGAAGATGTGCAGTTCGACATTTTAAAATCGATTCCAGGTTTGGAAAATGCTGAGATGATGCGTCCAGGCTATGCCATCGAATATGATGTTGTCCTACCACATCAACTACGTCCGACCCTTGAAACAAAACTGATTTCAGGCTTATTTACAGCAGGACAAACCAATGGGACATCCGGCTATGAAGAAGCAGCAGGTCAAGGCTTGATTGCAGGAATAAATGCAGCCCTCAAAGCGCAAGACAAACCTGAGTTTATCCTCAAACGCTCAGATGCTTACATCGGTGTCATGATTGATGACTTGGTTACTAAAGGAACGATTGAACCTTACCGGTTGTTAACCAGCCGTGCAGAATATCGGTTGATTTTGCGTCACGATAATGCTGATATGAGATTAACACCGCTTGGCCGCGAAGTTGGCCTAGTCGATGATCATCGCTGGCAAGTATTTGATATCAAAAAATACCAATATGAAAATGAGATGATCCGCCTTAAGAAAAATAAACTTAAACCGATTGCTGAAACAAATGCTAAGATTGAGGCATTAGGCTTTAAACCACTTGCGGATGCCTTGACTGCAGCTGAGTTTATGCGTCGTCAAGAAATCACTTATGCCATCGCTAATGACTTTATAGGGCAATCAGCAGAAGTTCTTGACTCGAAAATTATCGAGTTGATCGAAACTGAAATTAAATATGAAGGTTACATCAAAAAAGCACAGGATCAAGTCGCTAAAATGCATCGATTAGAAGCGAAACGCATTCCTAAAAATATCGATTGGGATGCCTTGGACAGTATTGCGACAGAGGCACGTCAAAAATTTAAGAAGATTAATCCAGAAACGATTGGTCAAGCCAGTCGTATCTCAGGGGTCAATCCAGCTGACATCAGTATTCTGATGATTTACTTAGAAGGTAGATAA
- a CDS encoding efflux RND transporter permease subunit, with translation MTIKHMLAGRFIVLFVFSCFFAVIGFGQMGLFKTGELPYPSQSGLDVSKVSTSSEQFFDSLEQFAKENHLIIYRSVVENGDLKGFVFGTPPKKSDLTKNPNLLKQLSPVGIYYVDGNLSKAKQKQLASLKAEVTVHPTGWEGIAGELLYGSSIRTKTLWMSLMLFSVSLLALKMAKIRQVMVGRTLGKIRLQLGKEGLSVILGLLLTGIVLSMTNHYFGTMLVISLALILAVIGVLLELIILVINLIFFSYVSLIPMLVILKHKETGRFFSYMWLLAIILSMSLMTTAVTVYQKGYQASKYRQVSVKKWQSVSKFAQLSYTSPAFMNDMPKTKEERAIYDEKIETYNKKWRLFDRQFSEDEKLFINVPQDMSFLNELDAGETIGALDFNQPTITIQIKKEWVAKTWQVSPSLVKLSQTLFEGNASIYKNRKPVTVYVPKKYQAYQADILPVVTSKLINSGLKPTDFDVIIIPDDFKLFVSDVTQLRDSDQPLTRVTGQIIAQYDYDQMSDSAAINRDVSATILDTLYLAEKLPKAIEVAELSHDVVNISDTYQNLVNYQKQAEGDMVRSALVMVGLFVMQVFVIYEFLKLRLSLVVKKLCLLTLLGKTTAGLIIKTSLPLVIGIGLSMGLAVYKGASVRLVFWTSSLYIGLTLLLVFVVQEVMQHKRVTILKGESDLM, from the coding sequence ATGACAATCAAACATATGTTGGCAGGACGATTTATCGTTCTGTTTGTCTTTAGTTGTTTTTTTGCAGTCATTGGTTTTGGTCAGATGGGCTTATTTAAAACAGGCGAGTTACCTTATCCAAGCCAAAGTGGTCTAGATGTATCAAAGGTGTCAACCTCAAGTGAGCAGTTTTTTGACTCGCTTGAGCAGTTTGCAAAAGAAAATCACTTGATTATTTATCGAAGTGTGGTAGAAAATGGTGATTTAAAAGGGTTTGTTTTTGGTACACCTCCCAAGAAATCTGACCTGACAAAAAATCCTAACCTATTAAAGCAGCTATCACCAGTAGGTATTTATTATGTAGATGGTAACTTATCTAAGGCAAAACAAAAGCAATTAGCAAGTCTTAAGGCAGAAGTAACGGTCCATCCGACAGGGTGGGAGGGTATAGCAGGTGAGTTGTTGTATGGTAGCTCAATCCGGACGAAGACGCTTTGGATGAGTCTGATGCTATTTTCAGTCAGTTTATTGGCCTTAAAAATGGCGAAAATTCGACAGGTAATGGTGGGCCGGACACTTGGTAAGATCAGATTACAGTTAGGTAAAGAAGGTTTATCCGTCATCCTAGGTTTACTTTTAACTGGGATTGTTTTGAGTATGACGAATCACTATTTTGGCACAATGTTAGTGATCAGCTTAGCCTTGATTTTAGCTGTTATTGGGGTCTTACTAGAATTGATTATTTTAGTGATTAATCTCATTTTTTTCAGCTATGTTAGCTTAATCCCCATGCTTGTGATCTTGAAACATAAGGAAACAGGCCGTTTCTTTTCTTATATGTGGTTGCTTGCAATCATCTTGAGTATGAGCTTGATGACAACGGCGGTAACTGTCTATCAAAAAGGATATCAAGCATCAAAGTATCGTCAAGTGTCAGTAAAAAAATGGCAATCTGTGTCAAAATTTGCCCAGTTATCCTATACTAGTCCGGCATTTATGAATGATATGCCCAAAACAAAAGAAGAAAGGGCTATTTATGATGAAAAAATAGAAACCTATAATAAAAAATGGCGTTTATTTGATAGACAGTTTTCGGAAGATGAAAAGCTGTTCATTAATGTACCCCAAGATATGTCATTTTTAAATGAGCTGGATGCAGGTGAAACGATAGGGGCACTTGATTTTAATCAACCAACAATAACGATTCAGATCAAAAAAGAATGGGTTGCTAAAACTTGGCAGGTGAGTCCAAGTCTTGTTAAGTTAAGTCAGACTTTGTTTGAGGGTAACGCGAGCATCTATAAAAATAGAAAACCAGTCACAGTCTATGTGCCAAAAAAATATCAAGCTTACCAAGCAGACATCTTACCAGTTGTGACCAGTAAGTTGATTAATTCAGGTTTGAAACCCACAGATTTTGATGTGATCATCATCCCCGACGACTTTAAACTATTTGTCTCCGATGTGACACAGCTAAGGGATAGTGACCAACCTTTGACTCGCGTGACCGGTCAAATCATTGCCCAATATGATTATGATCAAATGTCAGATTCAGCTGCAATCAATCGAGACGTTTCAGCTACTATTTTGGATACCTTATATTTGGCTGAGAAACTGCCAAAGGCTATCGAAGTAGCTGAACTAAGCCATGATGTGGTAAATATCTCTGATACCTACCAAAATTTGGTCAACTATCAAAAGCAGGCTGAAGGAGATATGGTGCGATCAGCTCTCGTCATGGTAGGCCTATTCGTGATGCAAGTCTTTGTGATTTACGAATTCTTAAAATTACGTTTATCCTTGGTTGTTAAGAAGTTATGCTTATTAACCCTACTAGGCAAAACAACCGCTGGCTTAATCATAAAAACCAGTTTACCACTCGTCATTGGTATCGGCCTGTCTATGGGCCTGGCAGTTTATAAGGGAGCAAGTGTTCGCCTTGTCTTCTGGACATCTAGCCTTTATATCGGCTTAACCCTATTGCTCGTGTTTGTTGTACAAGAGGTTATGCAACACAAGCGTGTGACCATCTTAAAAGGAGAAAGTGACTTGATGTGA
- the infC gene encoding translation initiation factor IF-3 → MNQAIRANEVRLISADGDQLGITLTRDALSQAMDLDMDLVLISAQATPPVAKIMDFTKFKFEQKKKLKEQKKNQTVVTVKEVRLSPVIDQNDFDTKLRQASKFLEKGNKVKVSIRFKGRMITHKEVGQKVLDDFVIATQDIAHVEQRAKMDGRQMFMQLAPGEKKK, encoded by the coding sequence ATGAATCAGGCGATTCGTGCAAACGAAGTCCGTCTCATCTCTGCAGATGGCGATCAACTCGGTATTACACTGACACGTGATGCGCTTAGTCAAGCCATGGATCTAGATATGGACTTGGTGTTGATTTCAGCACAAGCAACACCGCCTGTTGCCAAAATCATGGATTTTACAAAATTCAAATTTGAGCAAAAGAAAAAACTGAAAGAACAAAAGAAAAATCAGACTGTTGTTACAGTCAAAGAAGTTCGTTTGTCTCCAGTTATTGACCAAAATGACTTTGATACAAAATTGCGTCAAGCAAGTAAATTCCTTGAAAAAGGAAACAAAGTTAAAGTATCTATCCGCTTTAAAGGTCGGATGATTACCCATAAAGAAGTTGGTCAAAAAGTCTTGGATGATTTCGTTATCGCAACCCAGGACATCGCCCACGTTGAACAACGTGCTAAGATGGATGGCCGCCAAATGTTTATGCAATTGGCACCAGGCGAAAAGAAAAAATAA
- a CDS encoding OsmC family protein → MKLVLGENGVELVHPAGNWHLKQTIGYSPVEALVASVTACSIYVYKKILENSGIDFELVDATVSYERDADKKAQPVSEITINFEMKVAAADQKKASRALRLIAPNCPVIQTLDASVVVEETVSFVD, encoded by the coding sequence ATGAAGTTGGTATTAGGAGAAAACGGTGTTGAATTAGTACACCCAGCAGGTAACTGGCACTTAAAGCAAACGATTGGCTATTCTCCAGTAGAAGCTTTGGTGGCATCAGTCACAGCATGTAGTATCTATGTCTACAAAAAGATTTTAGAGAATTCAGGGATTGACTTTGAGTTGGTAGATGCGACGGTAAGCTATGAACGAGATGCTGATAAAAAAGCACAACCTGTCAGTGAGATTACGATCAACTTTGAGATGAAAGTAGCAGCAGCAGATCAGAAAAAAGCCAGTCGTGCACTACGTCTCATCGCACCCAACTGTCCCGTCATCCAAACCCTAGACGCATCTGTAGTGGTTGAGGAGACCGTTAGCTTTGTCGATTAA
- the rpmI gene encoding 50S ribosomal protein L35 produces the protein MPKQKSHRASAKRFKRTGSGGLKRFKAYTSHRFHGKTKKQRRHLRKAGMVSTGDYKRIRKMVYSLK, from the coding sequence ATGCCAAAACAAAAATCACACCGCGCTTCAGCAAAACGTTTTAAACGTACTGGTTCTGGAGGACTTAAACGTTTTAAAGCCTATACAAGCCACCGTTTCCACGGGAAAACTAAGAAACAACGTCGTCATCTTCGTAAAGCTGGTATGGTATCAACTGGTGACTACAAACGTATCCGTAAAATGGTTTACTCTCTTAAATAA
- the rplT gene encoding 50S ribosomal protein L20, which produces MARVKGGVVSRKRRKRVLKLAKGYYGAKHTLFRTAKEQVMNSYNYAFRDRRQKKRDFRKLWIARINAAARINGLSYSKMMHGLKLAEIEVNRKILADLAVTDAAAFAALAEASKKALSK; this is translated from the coding sequence ATGGCTCGTGTTAAAGGTGGCGTTGTAAGCCGCAAACGTCGTAAACGTGTACTGAAACTTGCGAAAGGTTATTATGGAGCAAAACATACTTTGTTCCGTACTGCCAAAGAACAAGTAATGAATTCATATAACTATGCATTCCGTGACCGTCGTCAAAAGAAACGTGACTTCCGTAAATTATGGATTGCACGTATCAATGCAGCAGCGCGTATCAATGGTTTGTCATATTCTAAAATGATGCACGGTTTGAAATTAGCTGAGATCGAAGTTAACCGTAAGATTTTAGCTGATCTTGCTGTTACTGATGCAGCAGCTTTCGCAGCATTAGCTGAAGCTTCTAAAAAAGCATTAAGCAAATAA
- a CDS encoding FeoB-associated Cys-rich membrane protein, with protein MNLQTWLIFGLAIAIAGYAFYKYIKSRGACDDCNCACPVKREMK; from the coding sequence ATGAATCTCCAAACTTGGCTGATATTTGGTCTTGCAATCGCTATTGCAGGCTATGCCTTTTATAAGTATATCAAGTCTCGTGGTGCCTGCGACGACTGTAATTGCGCCTGTCCAGTGAAAAGGGAAATGAAGTAA
- a CDS encoding ferrous iron transport protein A codes for MITLNSCQLKQTYFVSQIHGDLDTKKHLQNLGFVKNARVALMNRDKSNGVILIHNSRIALDNTILANIDLSKEMIGNEHFAKLSTIKPGQTALVLGITTDNLSDASDHAVKRRLLDMGVTRGTRIYVRKVAPFGDPMELHVRGYELTLRKSEAEKVEVSVLEHD; via the coding sequence ATGATCACATTAAATAGTTGTCAATTAAAGCAAACTTATTTTGTCTCTCAAATACATGGCGATCTTGACACAAAAAAACATTTGCAAAACTTAGGCTTTGTCAAAAATGCACGAGTAGCTTTGATGAATCGGGATAAAAGTAATGGGGTCATTCTGATTCATAATTCACGTATTGCCTTAGACAACACGATCTTAGCTAATATCGATTTATCAAAAGAGATGATTGGGAATGAACATTTTGCCAAGTTGTCGACGATAAAACCTGGTCAGACTGCTCTAGTTTTAGGCATAACAACAGATAATTTGTCAGATGCATCAGATCACGCGGTCAAACGTCGTCTGCTAGATATGGGCGTTACGCGTGGGACACGGATCTATGTCAGAAAAGTAGCGCCATTTGGTGATCCGATGGAGTTACATGTGAGAGGATATGAGTTAACCTTGCGTAAAAGTGAAGCAGAAAAAGTAGAAGTGAGTGTACTAGAGCATGACTGA
- a CDS encoding Rgg/GadR/MutR family transcriptional regulator — protein MTERQDNLCKEMALGAYYKKTREARGYSIAEIETDYLHSSQLSRFEKGKSMFSAECLLLAIQRLNMTPTEFFALMPNYEPSRLHVLVQELSNHVIENDITNMKQMLKPKAKKTIDRLFNVILKAAIVASSEEALLTNQDRQLVYDYLTSIQQWTLFEMDVFSNCLDVLDIKTAYYLGLEMLESDELSKLLYAHGYIVKRTLANLYVHLIRHDYYTFANTIKSELSKLFNTWDMEGKIIIYMFDTFASYKRRKSAKLFETIQQDIQSLKRFGATALAESIEMLMEKER, from the coding sequence ATGACTGAACGACAAGACAATTTGTGCAAGGAAATGGCACTTGGTGCTTATTACAAGAAAACACGTGAAGCACGTGGGTATTCTATTGCTGAAATAGAGACGGATTATCTCCATAGTTCTCAACTGTCACGCTTTGAAAAGGGAAAGAGTATGTTTTCAGCAGAGTGTTTATTGTTGGCAATTCAGAGATTGAACATGACACCAACTGAATTTTTTGCCTTGATGCCAAACTATGAACCAAGTAGACTGCATGTATTAGTGCAGGAGTTGAGCAACCATGTCATTGAAAATGATATAACCAATATGAAGCAAATGCTAAAACCGAAAGCCAAAAAAACGATAGATAGGCTCTTTAATGTCATCCTGAAGGCTGCCATAGTTGCTTCGTCAGAAGAAGCCTTGCTCACGAATCAAGATCGTCAACTCGTTTATGATTATCTGACAAGTATTCAACAATGGACACTTTTTGAAATGGACGTCTTTTCAAATTGTTTAGATGTACTAGATATAAAGACTGCCTACTACCTGGGATTAGAGATGCTGGAGAGTGACGAATTATCTAAGTTATTATACGCTCATGGCTATATTGTCAAAAGGACCTTAGCCAATTTATATGTGCACTTGATAAGACATGATTACTATACATTCGCTAATACCATTAAAAGTGAGTTATCCAAGCTATTTAATACATGGGACATGGAAGGGAAGATCATCATTTATATGTTTGATACATTCGCTAGTTATAAACGTCGAAAAAGCGCTAAACTTTTCGAGACGATACAGCAAGATATTCAGAGTTTAAAGAGATTTGGTGCCACAGCTTTGGCTGAAAGCATCGAGATGCTTATGGAAAAGGAAAGATGA